A genome region from Arthrobacter sp. V1I9 includes the following:
- a CDS encoding prephenate dehydratase has product MAQKIAYQGEPGANSNIACKQMFPALESVPCASFEDAFELVSSGEADLAMIPIENSIAGRVADIHILLPQSNLQIVGEFFLPIHFDLLGIPGSTIEDATEVHSHIHALGQCRRLIRDHGLKPVIAGDTAGSAREVSEWNDPRKLSLAPPLAAQIYGLEVLATRVEDDPSNTTRFVVLARETELPARDELPGPAVTSFVFRVRNVPSALFKALGGFATNGVNMTRLESYMVGNEFAATMFMADVEGHPEDLPLKLALEELDFFTTEVRVLGVYPAAEYRTRQTVCG; this is encoded by the coding sequence ATGGCCCAAAAGATTGCGTACCAGGGTGAGCCCGGCGCCAACTCCAATATCGCGTGCAAACAAATGTTCCCAGCACTGGAAAGCGTGCCCTGCGCGAGCTTTGAGGATGCCTTCGAACTGGTGTCCAGCGGTGAGGCGGACCTGGCTATGATCCCCATCGAGAATTCGATCGCCGGCCGGGTTGCGGACATCCACATCCTGCTGCCCCAGTCCAACCTGCAGATCGTGGGCGAGTTCTTCCTGCCCATCCACTTCGACCTGCTGGGCATCCCGGGCAGCACCATCGAGGACGCCACCGAAGTCCACAGCCACATCCACGCCCTGGGCCAGTGCCGGCGCCTCATCCGCGATCACGGACTCAAGCCCGTGATCGCCGGCGACACCGCCGGCTCAGCGCGCGAGGTCAGCGAGTGGAACGACCCGCGCAAGCTGTCCCTCGCTCCCCCGCTGGCCGCGCAGATTTACGGCCTGGAGGTGCTGGCCACCCGCGTGGAGGACGACCCCTCCAACACCACCCGCTTTGTGGTCCTGGCCCGGGAAACGGAACTGCCTGCCCGGGACGAACTGCCCGGGCCTGCGGTGACCAGCTTTGTGTTCCGCGTCCGGAACGTCCCGTCCGCGCTCTTCAAGGCGCTGGGCGGGTTTGCCACGAACGGCGTGAACATGACGCGCCTGGAAAGCTACATGGTGGGCAACGAGTTCGCCGCCACCATGTTTATGGCCGACGTCGAAGGCCACCCCGAGGACCTGCCGCTGAAGCTGGCCCTCGAGGAACTGGACTTCTTCACCACCGAAGTACGTGTCCTCGGCGTGTATCCAGCGGCCGAGTACAGGACGCGTCAGACCGTCTGCGGCTGA
- a CDS encoding alpha-amylase family glycosyl hydrolase: MQEFASLDEAARQHVAGALAGADLNVGPDFTQRLQRHFPDLCRLFYSLYGARSDWLDQLTALVLQSARSWQDRPAELKAVDAERAANSGWFLSNGMLGGVCYVDRYAESLEGVRSRIPYFKELGLTYLHLMPLFLAPEPHSDGGYAVSSYREVNPKLGTMEQLQSLAAELRANGISLVVDFIFNHTSDEHEWARRAAQGDPEYSDYYWIFPDRTMPDAFEQDVREIFPENHAGSFIQMEDGRWVWATFHTYQWDLNYSNPDVFRAMAGEMLFLANQGVEILRMGAVAFIWKELGTPCENLPEAHTLLQAFNAVCRLAAPSLLFKSEAIVHPDEVALYIDPAECQISYNPLQMALIWESLATRDVSLLAQALERRHNIPEGTSWVNYVRSHDDIGWTFADEDAAELGINGFDHRRFLNSFFVNRFPGSFARGVPFQDNPKTGDCRISGTTASLCGMEVDPAEAVERILLAHSVAFSTGGIPLLYLGDEVGQVNDYGFDREAGHETDSRWVHRPHFPEEQYEHRLDPSTPEGAVYAGLKRMVQVRAGTPELAGTRLIGFQTNNRGVLAYQRPGSSAPAGKKSTVLALANFSDQPQTLPAETFAGYSAAAVDLLSEAELQLDEGVTLLPRQYVWLRVTPSL, encoded by the coding sequence ATGCAGGAATTCGCCAGCCTGGACGAAGCGGCCCGGCAGCATGTCGCTGGCGCCCTTGCAGGAGCGGACCTCAACGTAGGGCCTGACTTTACCCAGCGGCTCCAGCGGCACTTTCCCGACCTTTGCCGACTCTTCTACTCACTGTACGGCGCCCGGTCCGACTGGCTGGACCAGCTGACCGCGCTGGTCCTGCAGAGCGCCCGCTCCTGGCAGGACCGTCCGGCAGAGTTGAAGGCCGTCGACGCCGAGCGTGCGGCGAACAGCGGCTGGTTCCTGTCCAACGGGATGCTGGGCGGGGTGTGCTACGTGGACCGGTACGCGGAAAGCCTGGAGGGCGTCCGCAGCCGCATCCCGTACTTTAAGGAGCTCGGCCTCACCTACCTGCACCTCATGCCGCTGTTCCTGGCGCCCGAACCGCACTCGGACGGCGGCTACGCTGTCTCCAGCTACCGTGAAGTGAACCCGAAGCTGGGCACCATGGAACAGCTGCAGTCACTGGCCGCCGAGCTGAGGGCCAACGGCATCAGCCTGGTGGTGGACTTCATCTTCAACCACACATCAGACGAGCACGAGTGGGCCCGGCGCGCGGCCCAGGGCGATCCAGAGTACAGCGACTACTACTGGATTTTCCCGGACCGCACCATGCCGGACGCCTTCGAACAGGACGTGCGCGAGATCTTTCCCGAGAACCATGCGGGGTCCTTTATCCAGATGGAGGACGGCCGCTGGGTCTGGGCCACGTTCCACACCTACCAGTGGGACCTGAACTACTCCAACCCGGACGTTTTCCGGGCGATGGCCGGCGAGATGCTGTTCCTGGCGAACCAGGGCGTGGAGATTCTCCGCATGGGCGCCGTGGCCTTCATCTGGAAGGAGCTTGGTACCCCGTGCGAAAACCTCCCGGAAGCGCACACCCTGCTCCAGGCCTTCAACGCCGTGTGCCGGCTCGCCGCGCCGTCGCTGCTGTTCAAGTCCGAAGCCATCGTGCACCCGGACGAGGTGGCGCTCTATATCGACCCCGCGGAATGCCAGATCTCCTACAACCCGCTGCAGATGGCGTTAATCTGGGAGTCCCTGGCTACACGCGACGTCTCGCTGCTGGCACAGGCGCTGGAGCGCCGGCACAACATCCCCGAGGGAACTTCCTGGGTGAACTACGTCCGCAGCCACGATGACATCGGCTGGACGTTCGCGGATGAAGACGCAGCCGAACTCGGAATCAACGGCTTTGACCACCGCCGCTTCCTGAACTCCTTCTTCGTCAACCGCTTCCCCGGCAGCTTTGCCCGCGGCGTTCCCTTCCAGGACAATCCGAAGACCGGTGACTGCAGGATTTCAGGGACGACGGCGTCGCTGTGCGGGATGGAGGTTGACCCGGCGGAGGCGGTGGAGCGGATCCTCCTTGCCCACTCGGTTGCCTTCAGCACCGGCGGTATCCCCCTGCTGTACCTCGGCGATGAGGTTGGCCAGGTCAACGACTACGGATTCGACCGGGAAGCGGGCCACGAGACGGACAGCCGCTGGGTGCACCGGCCCCACTTCCCGGAAGAGCAGTACGAGCACCGCCTGGACCCGTCCACCCCCGAAGGTGCCGTCTACGCCGGCCTGAAACGGATGGTCCAGGTCCGGGCCGGCACGCCTGAGCTGGCAGGCACCCGGCTGATCGGCTTCCAAACCAACAACCGCGGCGTCCTGGCGTACCAGCGGCCCGGCAGCAGCGCCCCGGCAGGCAAGAAATCAACGGTCCTGGCGCTGGCCAACTTCAGCGACCAACCCCAGACCCTGCCCGCCGAAACCTTTGCCGGGTACTCAGCAGCCGCCGTCGATCTCCTCTCCGAAGCCGAACTGCAGCTGGATGAGGGCGTCACGCTCCTTCCGCGCCAATACGTCTGGCTGCGCGTCACCCCCAGCCTGTAA